In the Spartobacteria bacterium genome, TAATCCCGAAAACATGGCTGCTTTCCGGAGCTATGCCGCCGAAGCGCAGCAGTTAGGTATGCCGATTGAATTCTGGGAAAAGGATAAAGCAGTCGGCATGCTTGGATCGCCGGACCTCCTTGGGGCTGTTTACGACCCCAACGGCGGTATGGTGAATGCTGGCAAACTGGTCGCTGCCCTCAAAAAATTAGCAGAGGATGCCGGCGTTGTCATCTATGAGCATAGCCAGGCTCGAAGCTATACCAAGGGGAAGACCATCAAGCTGACCATTTTTGCCAACAACCAAAAATACCAGGTCACTGCCAAGAGTATTGTTATAGCAGCCAATGCCTATGCGGCGGCTACATTAGACTTCCTGCCCAACGACATCGAACCCGCTCATACTCAAGTTGCCGTTACCGAGCCATTGACGGAAAATCAATATAATAACCTGGGCTGGAAAGAAAACATAGCCTGGTACGACGACCAGTACGCAGGTACAGACGCAGATGCCACCTTTCACATGATTATCACCAAAGACCGCCGCATCGTAATTGGAGGCGGCAGTGTGGAATATAATGATGACGACAGCCTCCTGTACCCCGGCGACCTTAAGCAGATCGAAACCCAGATTGCCACGCGGCTGCACGAAATTTACCCATCCCTTAAAGACGTTCGTTTAGAAAATATCTGGGACGGTATCATCTGTGAAACCAAAAGCGGAAGTGAGCGCATCGGGGTAACTGGAAAATATCGGAACATTTATTATGCCCTCGGATACAATGGCGGGCAAGGCGTAAACGTGGCCTTCCTCTTTGGTGAGCTTGTGTCCAAACTCTACAATGGAGAAACCCATACATTGCTCGATATCTATACCCGTTAAGGACAGACCTCAGTAAATGGTGATTGTTCGCGCAAATTAAATGCTCCAAAAGAGCACAAAAAATGGCAGGTTTTTATCAATACGTATTGCAAATATAACGTTTCACTGTTTCCGGT is a window encoding:
- a CDS encoding FAD-binding oxidoreductase codes for the protein MNNVQLKEIPMGMITCFFNITRCVAAFLRLSRLHVWILLVLTLPFWSPAFCRAADSTFYDKNESYWAQFLPSINPALNKDLSVDVAVIGGGYTGLSAAYHIKKSNPSLKVVIFEAMRVGNGASGRNGGLVLAQTYSEGGMWMGENKAYHKELYDITVKSMKHLKELAESSGIDPEYVLHGQCAGIYNPENMAAFRSYAAEAQQLGMPIEFWEKDKAVGMLGSPDLLGAVYDPNGGMVNAGKLVAALKKLAEDAGVVIYEHSQARSYTKGKTIKLTIFANNQKYQVTAKSIVIAANAYAAATLDFLPNDIEPAHTQVAVTEPLTENQYNNLGWKENIAWYDDQYAGTDADATFHMIITKDRRIVIGGGSVEYNDDDSLLYPGDLKQIETQIATRLHEIYPSLKDVRLENIWDGIICETKSGSERIGVTGKYRNIYYALGYNGGQGVNVAFLFGELVSKLYNGETHTLLDIYTR